The stretch of DNA TTGATATAAGACCCATGCATAAATCTGTTATTATAATTATCATCACTATTGGTATAGCTATTTTTAAGCCTATTGCAAAATATTTAGCTATAATATCTATTAAAGCCATCATTGTATCCGTATATAAAATGTTCTTACCTAATGGAACTAATATAAAACTTTCCACTAAAGATTTAATCAACATATGATGTCCATCTATAACAAAGAAAATCATCATTGCTATAAAGTGTAGTAAATTTCCAATAACCGTTGTACTAGTTTTACTATTAGGATCAAGTACACTAACCATACTTAATCCAATTTGAACATCCATTAAACTACCAGCCATTAAAACTGCTTCAAAAGCTAGATTGGTTATAATCCCTAAAACTACCCCAGTGGAAATTTCTGATATAATATAAAAAATTAATATTAGATTGTTATTTATTAGTTCTACATTTATCCTATCTACTCCACCTACTAACGCTACGGAGAATATAAGTGAAAAAAACATCTTTAATGTTTTAGGAGTTCCATTTGGAAAAAACACCTTTGTTATTGCAAAAAAGCTTGTTAATCTTATAAAGATAAATATTAGCGATAAAAAGTAGGCTGCATCAATCACAAAGCTACCTCCTAAGTTGAAATTTTAATAATGAGTTCAAAAATTCTCTCAGTAAATCCTACCAAATTATGAAGCATCCAACTTCCAAGCATAAGCCCAATTGCTGCAATACCTATAAGTTTAGGAACAAAAGTTAATGTTTGTTCTTGAATTTGGGTTGTAGCTTGAAAAATACTTATTATTAAACCTATTAAAATTGCAGCTATAAGTATAGGTCCTGCAACTTTTAATGATGTATATAAAGCATCTTTAACTACACCTGTAACTAAATTTTCACTCATATTTTCTCACCTACCCAAAACTTAATACTAATGATTTTACTATTAGATACCATCCATCTACCATTACAAATAATAGTAATTTAAATGGTAGTGATACCATAACTGGTGGAAGCATAAACATCCCCATAGACATAAGAACACTTGCAACAACCATATCTATTATTAAAAATGGCATAAATAATAAAAATCCTATTTGGAAAGCTGTTTTAAGTTCACTTATTGTAAAAGCAGGTATAACAACTTGAAGTGGAATATTATCCTTTGTTATCTTATCCTTATCCATTTTTGATGTTTCGATAAATAATTCTAAATCCTTTTGTCTTGTTTGCTTTAACATAAAATCTCTTATAGGTTTTGTACCTACTTCTATAGCTTCCTCTTGGCTTATCTTATTTTCCATATATGGTTTGAATGCTTTATCATTCACCTCTGTATAAATCGGACTCATTATAAATACTGTTAAAAACAATGCAAGCCCAACTAATATTTGATTGGGAATTGATTGTTGTGCACCAAGCGCACTTTTTAAAAATGAGAAAACTACAATAATTCTTGTAAAACAAGTCATCATTATTATTATTGATGGTAATAATGTTAATATTGTTAAAACTATAAGTAGCTTTATATTGTCTACATAATTTTTAGCTGTTCCACTTTCTCCACCAACAGAAATATTTACATTAGGTACTTCCATTGTATTTGGTGCTGCATGTACACTTCTAGCGTATATAAACATAAAGCTCATAGCTAAAAATATTATTAAAAAATATTTTTTCCTATTTTTCATGGTCCTCTTCCTTTAGTTTATATTTATTTTTAAACATATTGAAAGTTCTTTTAAATTTATTAATGATATTTTCATATCCTTTGTTTAAATCATTTTGAACTTTCAATTTTTCATTCTCTATAGTTAGAACTTCTTCTTCTGATAAATCTTGAATTTTCTCAGTTTTACCATTAGAAGAGGACATAATATACCCTTTATTTCCAACCTTTAAGATAATAATAAAACTATCCTTCGATATTTGAATTCTATCTAAAACCTTAATGTATTTATTCTTATTGATTTGATTAATTCTATCTCCACTAATCTTAAAAGCTAAGTACATAATTCCAATTACAATTACTAGTGAAAATACTAGCTTTACACACATAAACACAAATTCCATGTTTTACTTCCTTTATTGGACTATTATGTCATTTATATAAACATCTCTTACTAGTCCTAATTTAAGCTTTTGATTTACTCTCTTAACTAATTCACCCTTTAGGTTTACTTCATTTTCTGCAGTAAAGTCTTTAGCCTTACAAGATTTAAAGTAATATATAGTAGTATCCCTAAGTACTATTTTTTTATCCTTTATTTCATTAAGTAAATCTTCATTGCTTTTATCTGCTCCTATTGAAACTGTTAACTTAACATATCTCTTTTGACCATCATCACTAAGGTTTACAAAAATTTCACCTAAATCACAATATGTTTCTTCAATAATTATTTCTCCTGCTGTTGCTTTTTTTGACATTCCAAAATATACTCCAGCAAAAGTTCCTAATCCTATTACAGCTAAAATTAATATACCAATAATTATCTTTTTAAAAGTTCCTGTTTTTTCATTTTTA from Clostridium chauvoei encodes:
- the fliQ gene encoding flagellar biosynthesis protein FliQ, coding for MSENLVTGVVKDALYTSLKVAGPILIAAILIGLIISIFQATTQIQEQTLTFVPKLIGIAAIGLMLGSWMLHNLVGFTERIFELIIKIST
- a CDS encoding flagellar biosynthetic protein FliO produces the protein MEFVFMCVKLVFSLVIVIGIMYLAFKISGDRINQINKNKYIKVLDRIQISKDSFIIILKVGNKGYIMSSSNGKTEKIQDLSEEEVLTIENEKLKVQNDLNKGYENIINKFKRTFNMFKNKYKLKEEDHEK
- a CDS encoding flagellar basal body-associated FliL family protein, which codes for MAKDKNEKTGTFKKIIIGILILAVIGLGTFAGVYFGMSKKATAGEIIIEETYCDLGEIFVNLSDDGQKRYVKLTVSIGADKSNEDLLNEIKDKKIVLRDTTIYYFKSCKAKDFTAENEVNLKGELVKRVNQKLKLGLVRDVYINDIIVQ
- the fliP gene encoding flagellar type III secretion system pore protein FliP (The bacterial flagellar biogenesis protein FliP forms a type III secretion system (T3SS)-type pore required for flagellar assembly.), with the translated sequence MKNRKKYFLIIFLAMSFMFIYARSVHAAPNTMEVPNVNISVGGESGTAKNYVDNIKLLIVLTILTLLPSIIIMMTCFTRIIVVFSFLKSALGAQQSIPNQILVGLALFLTVFIMSPIYTEVNDKAFKPYMENKISQEEAIEVGTKPIRDFMLKQTRQKDLELFIETSKMDKDKITKDNIPLQVVIPAFTISELKTAFQIGFLLFMPFLIIDMVVASVLMSMGMFMLPPVMVSLPFKLLLFVMVDGWYLIVKSLVLSFG